A stretch of Pseudoprevotella muciniphila DNA encodes these proteins:
- a CDS encoding helix-turn-helix transcriptional regulator, with protein sequence MPVNKNALIRYKTIDNCLRNPYRRWTIEDLVDACSDALYEFEGIRRGVSLRTVQGDLQMMRSEKLGYNAPIEVYDHKYYRYSDRDYSIMNLPLSHNDIETMTEAVNLLRQFEDFDHFSEMSDVVSRLQDNLAMARGKKKIVDFERNSDLKGLRFLNPIYNHIAQEHTIIVKYQSFTARTARSYTVYPHLLKEFNNRWFLFCTTYKGQLFNFALDRIISIEVAEDIPYKNNPDFDPEVYFADIIGVTRWGDPVEVTFWASNEQSKYIATKPIHPSQKVVERIREDGSMIFTMKVEPNWEFFSRMLSFGPGIRILSPKGVVREMKRKIKRALELYSEPNRNS encoded by the coding sequence ATGCCGGTAAACAAAAATGCCCTCATCCGTTATAAGACGATAGACAACTGTCTGCGCAACCCCTACCGCCGCTGGACTATAGAAGACCTGGTAGATGCCTGCTCCGATGCCCTGTATGAATTTGAAGGCATCAGGCGAGGTGTCTCCCTGCGCACGGTACAAGGCGACTTGCAGATGATGCGTAGCGAAAAACTCGGTTACAATGCACCCATCGAGGTTTATGATCACAAGTATTACAGATATTCTGACCGCGACTATTCCATAATGAACCTGCCACTCTCGCACAACGACATCGAGACAATGACAGAGGCAGTGAACCTGCTTCGGCAGTTTGAGGACTTCGACCATTTCAGCGAGATGTCGGACGTGGTGAGCCGACTACAGGACAATCTGGCAATGGCACGCGGAAAGAAAAAGATAGTAGATTTTGAGCGCAACAGCGACCTGAAAGGGCTGAGGTTTCTGAACCCCATCTATAACCACATTGCCCAGGAGCATACCATCATAGTGAAATACCAGTCGTTCACAGCACGCACGGCGCGCTCATACACCGTTTACCCCCACCTGCTGAAAGAATTCAACAACCGGTGGTTCCTCTTCTGCACCACTTACAAAGGGCAACTTTTCAATTTCGCCCTCGACAGGATTATTTCCATAGAAGTGGCAGAGGACATCCCCTACAAAAACAACCCGGACTTTGACCCGGAGGTCTATTTTGCCGACATCATCGGCGTAACCCGTTGGGGCGACCCGGTCGAGGTTACCTTCTGGGCAAGCAATGAGCAGTCCAAATACATCGCCACCAAACCTATCCATCCCTCACAAAAAGTCGTAGAAAGAATCAGGGAAGACGGCAGCATGATTTTCACCATGAAAGTGGAGCCTAATTGGGAATTCTTCTCCAGAATGCTCAGTTTCGGTCCTGGCATACGCATACTGTCGCCCAAGGGCGTGGTACGCGAGATGAAAAGGAAAATAAAAAGAGCACTCGAACTTTATTCAGAACCGAACCGGAATAGTTGA
- a CDS encoding rhodanese-like domain-containing protein, with protein sequence MKKVLIAILALFGLNCNVACCQKKAYDDANVKAFAKLLTKGNVVLLDVRTAEEFAEGHLEGALNIDINNDDFVEEAKKRIAKEKKVAVYCRSGRRSANAAEKLTEYGYKVVNLIGGIMEWQKQKMPVTGDMHEVDVFTTKSGKTLRFYALMHASIRICYDGKEIEIDPVSQLGPRTTDYTTMPKADYIFITHEHPDHFDKEAIKLLSKDGTKIITNSRCAEMLGYGDVMKNGEKKDLESFSIEAVPAYNTTDGRQQFHPKGRDNGFILTVDGLRIYIAGDTEDIPEMADIKDIYIAFLPCNQPYTMTTSQLVSAARTIKPKVLFPYHYGQTDISTVPEQLKDAGIDVRIRHYE encoded by the coding sequence ATGAAGAAAGTATTGATAGCCATTCTGGCACTTTTCGGGCTTAACTGCAATGTGGCTTGCTGCCAGAAAAAAGCATACGATGATGCTAACGTAAAGGCTTTTGCAAAGTTACTTACAAAGGGCAATGTCGTGCTGCTTGATGTACGGACGGCAGAGGAATTTGCTGAAGGACATTTGGAAGGTGCTCTGAATATAGACATCAATAATGATGATTTTGTCGAAGAGGCAAAAAAGCGGATAGCAAAGGAGAAGAAAGTGGCCGTCTATTGCCGCAGCGGACGGCGTTCCGCAAATGCCGCAGAGAAATTGACAGAATACGGATACAAGGTGGTTAATCTTATAGGTGGCATCATGGAATGGCAGAAACAGAAAATGCCCGTAACAGGAGATATGCACGAAGTAGATGTCTTTACAACCAAAAGCGGTAAGACGCTCCGTTTCTATGCCTTGATGCATGCCAGTATTCGCATCTGCTACGATGGTAAGGAAATAGAGATTGACCCGGTGAGTCAACTCGGACCGCGCACCACCGACTACACTACAATGCCCAAGGCAGACTATATCTTCATCACCCATGAGCATCCCGACCACTTCGACAAGGAAGCCATAAAACTGCTGTCGAAGGACGGCACAAAAATCATTACCAACAGTCGGTGCGCAGAAATGCTTGGTTATGGCGATGTAATGAAAAATGGCGAAAAGAAAGATCTTGAAAGTTTCAGCATTGAGGCTGTACCTGCTTATAACACAACCGACGGGCGTCAGCAATTCCATCCTAAAGGTCGCGACAATGGTTTTATCCTCACTGTCGATGGTTTGCGCATCTATATTGCAGGCGACACAGAAGATATACCCGAAATGGCTGATATCAAGGATATATATATCGCCTTCCTGCCATGCAACCAGCCGTACACGATGACAACTTCACAACTCGTCAGCGCAGCACGCACCATTAAGCCCAAAGTACTTTTCCCTTACCACTACGGGCAGACCGACATAAGCACTGTGCCCGAGCAACTGAAAGACGCTGGCATCGATGTCAGAATACGCCATTACGAATAA
- a CDS encoding 3'-5' exonuclease, translating into MGKLYDNKQRAAINASNGHYLVLAPPGCGKTDILTERIVRAHSDGVAYEDMLCLTFTNRASRGMKNRITQRLGEDASQIYVGNVHRFCSNFLFSNALIPENTSIIDETDQADILMTLDNNYFSKDGKVPDKNAITEVCNLSAYIAQRRLGQPQHAIFAETEMEQFFKMTEGIGFDAGKVPTAFPKVKYALQYINYKRERFILDFDDILITAYEHLRNDPHEQFRRFPWLQVDEVQDLNPLQMAIVDELTEISGNFTAMYLGDEQQAIFSFLGAKMSLLRQLKERCKGNILHLERNYRSPKYLLDVFNTYAEKELGVDPVLLPTTDNDTPKGKYDLLLARSETSEQERERITSMVKFYNKFPDERLAILVPTNAMADAISNKLTENGYDNFKISGTDLFKTKAYKTLSSFFSVLNNEFCGMAWVRLLYGIGAVESQNLGRRFVLALQRLMMTPFDIIEGQSYVERFNKIYETQEMVFFDTETTGLNVLEDDIVQIAAFKVRHGRKVEGSDFNILLHTSREIPKMLGNIVNPLEKEYAANKHYDRREGLQMFLDYIGYAPLLGHNVLYDYHILQSNVRRELGKEVVYDVYDSLKLIRCIRPNLRCYKLEYLISELGLEGKNSHLANEDVEATRHLVDYCYNASRDIVAQQRKFIQHEEVQRIAGSLGRLKTLFGEEKALLSVPLWKTGRHIAHELKRVYDLMNGMKLIEPMGGKFSIFLKYAESEWTANSQNETLGDQISAHINDMTASLSEGDLINSEGLVKERIFVMTVHKGKGLEFENVILLNAVDGSYPFFTVKKILQNRNSHSPEEVNKAMRERKEDARKFYVAISRAKKRLCISYSVRNNNNFSQERTPFLRHILPYFLNRK; encoded by the coding sequence ATGGGAAAACTGTACGACAACAAGCAGCGGGCAGCCATCAATGCCAGCAACGGCCACTATCTGGTGCTTGCACCTCCCGGATGCGGGAAGACCGACATCCTTACCGAACGCATCGTGCGCGCTCACAGCGACGGAGTGGCGTATGAAGACATGCTGTGCCTCACTTTTACCAACAGGGCATCGCGCGGCATGAAAAACCGCATCACACAGCGTTTGGGCGAAGATGCCTCGCAGATATACGTTGGAAACGTGCATCGCTTCTGCTCAAACTTTCTTTTCAGCAATGCGCTGATACCGGAAAACACAAGCATCATCGACGAGACCGATCAGGCCGACATTCTCATGACCTTAGACAATAATTATTTCTCAAAAGATGGTAAAGTCCCCGATAAAAACGCTATCACTGAAGTATGCAACCTGAGTGCCTATATCGCGCAGCGCCGGTTAGGACAGCCGCAGCATGCCATCTTTGCTGAAACAGAAATGGAGCAGTTTTTCAAGATGACTGAAGGTATAGGCTTCGATGCCGGGAAAGTGCCGACAGCCTTCCCGAAAGTGAAATACGCGCTTCAATACATCAATTATAAGCGTGAGAGATTTATTCTCGATTTCGACGATATCCTTATCACTGCCTACGAGCATTTGAGGAATGACCCGCATGAGCAGTTCCGGCGCTTCCCTTGGCTTCAAGTGGATGAGGTGCAGGATCTCAACCCACTGCAAATGGCTATCGTCGATGAACTGACAGAGATTTCCGGAAACTTCACAGCCATGTATCTCGGTGATGAGCAGCAAGCCATCTTCTCTTTCCTCGGTGCAAAAATGAGTCTGTTGCGGCAACTCAAAGAGCGCTGCAAGGGAAACATTCTCCATCTTGAAAGGAACTACCGCTCACCGAAATACTTGCTTGATGTGTTCAACACCTACGCCGAAAAAGAACTTGGAGTGGATCCAGTCCTGCTTCCCACTACCGACAACGACACACCCAAAGGGAAATACGACCTGCTGCTGGCACGGTCCGAAACATCGGAACAGGAGCGTGAGCGCATCACGAGCATGGTAAAGTTCTACAACAAATTCCCGGACGAGCGCCTTGCCATTCTTGTTCCGACAAACGCCATGGCAGATGCCATAAGCAACAAACTCACCGAAAACGGCTACGACAATTTCAAGATATCCGGCACCGACCTCTTCAAGACCAAGGCTTACAAGACACTGTCATCTTTCTTCAGTGTGCTGAACAACGAGTTCTGCGGCATGGCATGGGTACGGCTGCTTTATGGCATTGGCGCCGTAGAAAGCCAGAACTTGGGCAGACGCTTCGTCTTGGCATTGCAACGCCTGATGATGACACCTTTCGACATTATTGAAGGGCAGTCGTATGTGGAGCGTTTCAATAAAATATATGAGACACAGGAAATGGTGTTCTTCGACACAGAAACCACCGGACTGAACGTACTTGAAGACGACATCGTACAGATTGCGGCATTCAAGGTGAGGCATGGCAGAAAAGTGGAGGGGTCTGATTTCAACATTCTTCTGCATACCAGCCGAGAAATACCGAAAATGCTCGGCAACATCGTCAACCCACTGGAAAAGGAATATGCGGCGAACAAGCATTACGACCGTCGTGAAGGACTGCAAATGTTCCTCGACTACATCGGCTACGCTCCGCTACTGGGGCACAATGTACTCTATGACTACCATATCCTTCAGAGCAACGTGAGGCGGGAATTGGGGAAAGAAGTGGTTTATGACGTTTACGACTCGCTGAAACTCATCCGGTGTATCCGTCCTAACCTGAGATGCTACAAACTGGAATACCTTATCAGCGAACTTGGGCTCGAAGGCAAGAATTCCCACCTTGCCAATGAGGATGTGGAAGCCACCAGGCATCTCGTGGACTATTGCTACAACGCTTCGAGGGACATCGTGGCACAGCAGCGCAAATTTATTCAGCACGAAGAAGTGCAACGCATAGCCGGTAGCCTCGGTCGTCTCAAGACACTGTTTGGAGAAGAAAAGGCTCTGCTTTCTGTACCGCTTTGGAAGACGGGGAGGCACATCGCGCACGAACTGAAGCGCGTTTATGACCTGATGAACGGCATGAAACTCATCGAACCGATGGGAGGGAAGTTCAGCATATTCCTGAAATACGCAGAAAGCGAATGGACAGCCAATTCTCAAAACGAGACGCTCGGCGACCAGATATCAGCACACATCAACGACATGACGGCATCGCTGAGCGAAGGCGATCTCATCAACTCCGAAGGTCTCGTCAAGGAGCGCATCTTCGTCATGACCGTACACAAGGGCAAGGGACTGGAGTTTGAAAATGTCATCCTGCTCAATGCCGTTGATGGCAGTTATCCTTTCTTTACGGTGAAGAAAATTCTTCAGAACAGGAACAGTCATAGTCCTGAAGAAGTGAACAAAGCCATGAGAGAGCGCAAAGAAGATGCCCGGAAATTCTATGTGGCTATATCAAGGGCTAAAAAGCGGCTCTGCATCAGTTATAGCGTCAGAAACAACAACAATTTCTCTCAAGAACGAACACCTTTCTTAAGACACATCCTGCCCTATTTCCTCAACAGGAAGTAG
- a CDS encoding citrate/2-methylcitrate synthase yields MKKEYIIYKLADKMKHSIHFDADLFSKYDVKRGLRNEDGTGVLVGLTNIGDVNGYERASDGKIIPIEGRLFYRGYNVADLVHNAQKEDRFAFEEVAALLLSGNLPDAEELKVFTDLIHDNMPLDHRTMLHIIELEGNDVMNILARSVLELYTFDENPDDTSRDNLMRQSIELVSKFPTIIAYAYNMMRHHKRNKSLSIRHPQPRLSIAENFLYMLKGKKFTRLDAKMLDLLLIVQAEHGGGNNSTFTVRVTSSAGTDTYSSIAAGIGSLKGPLHGGANLKVNKMIHYLKDEIKDWENEDEIRAMLMKVLQKKAFDKSGLIYGIGHAVYTKSDPRAELLKELAGDLAKEKGRLKEYEFMLRLERLSKECIYEVKGTNKTICANVDFYSGFIYELLAIPAEIFTPIFAMARIVGWCAHRNEELCFLGKRIIRPAYRFVDEYQEYIPICERDN; encoded by the coding sequence ATAAAGAAAGAGTATATCATATACAAACTCGCCGACAAGATGAAGCACAGCATCCATTTTGATGCTGACCTTTTCAGTAAATACGATGTAAAGCGGGGATTGCGCAACGAAGACGGAACAGGTGTGTTGGTAGGATTGACCAACATCGGCGACGTAAACGGATACGAAAGGGCTTCTGATGGCAAAATTATTCCCATCGAAGGTAGGCTCTTCTATCGTGGTTACAACGTGGCAGATCTCGTTCATAATGCTCAAAAGGAAGACCGTTTTGCTTTTGAGGAAGTGGCGGCGCTCCTTCTGTCCGGAAACTTGCCCGATGCAGAAGAACTAAAAGTCTTCACGGACTTGATTCACGACAACATGCCTCTTGATCATCGCACAATGCTTCATATCATAGAACTTGAAGGTAATGATGTCATGAACATTCTGGCAAGAAGTGTACTCGAACTTTACACCTTTGACGAAAATCCCGACGACACTTCACGCGACAACCTCATGCGACAGAGCATAGAACTCGTGTCTAAATTCCCCACCATAATTGCATACGCCTACAACATGATGCGCCACCACAAGCGCAACAAGTCGCTGTCGATACGCCATCCGCAGCCGCGTCTCTCTATTGCCGAGAATTTCCTGTACATGCTCAAGGGCAAGAAATTCACACGGCTGGATGCCAAGATGCTCGACCTTCTGCTCATTGTCCAGGCGGAGCACGGTGGCGGTAACAACTCCACATTCACCGTGCGTGTAACGTCGTCGGCAGGCACCGACACTTATTCCAGCATTGCAGCAGGTATCGGTTCGCTCAAGGGACCGCTTCATGGTGGTGCCAACCTGAAGGTGAACAAGATGATTCATTATCTTAAAGACGAGATAAAGGATTGGGAAAACGAAGACGAGATACGCGCCATGCTCATGAAAGTCCTTCAGAAAAAGGCATTCGACAAGAGCGGTCTCATCTACGGCATAGGGCACGCCGTTTATACAAAGAGCGACCCTCGCGCTGAATTGCTCAAGGAACTTGCAGGTGATTTGGCAAAGGAGAAAGGCCGTCTGAAAGAATACGAATTCATGCTTCGTCTCGAGCGTCTTTCTAAGGAATGTATCTACGAAGTGAAAGGCACGAACAAAACGATATGCGCCAATGTGGATTTCTATAGCGGATTTATTTACGAACTGCTCGCCATACCTGCAGAGATATTCACACCCATTTTCGCCATGGCGCGCATCGTAGGTTGGTGCGCACACCGTAATGAAGAACTTTGCTTCCTCGGCAAACGCATCATCCGTCCGGCTTATCGCTTTGTGGATGAATATCAGGAATACATCCCCATTTGCGAAAGGGACAACTAA
- a CDS encoding glycosyltransferase family protein: MKPTLFLLAAGMGSRYGGLKQLDGLGPHGETIMDYSIYDAINAGFGKLVFVIRKDFEDDFRRIVLSKYEDHIPCEVVFQALDALPEGFTCPEGRTKPWGTNHAVMMGQTAIKEPFAVLNCDDFYDRDAFRVMGKFLSELPEGSKGKYAMVGFRVDNTLSDSGTVSRGICENDENHYLTSVVERTKIQRFDGKVKYLDDDGETWVEIPDTTPVSMNFWGFTPDYFEYSNEYFKKFLSDPKNMENLKSEFFIPLMVDDLIKRGVATCEVLDTTSKWFGVTYPEDRPEVVEKFKKLHEEGVYPEKMF; encoded by the coding sequence ATGAAACCAACACTTTTCTTGCTCGCAGCAGGTATGGGCAGCCGTTATGGTGGCCTGAAACAACTCGATGGTCTCGGCCCTCACGGTGAAACCATTATGGACTATAGCATCTACGATGCCATAAATGCCGGCTTCGGCAAACTCGTTTTCGTTATCCGCAAGGACTTTGAAGACGACTTCCGCAGAATCGTACTCTCAAAGTATGAGGATCACATCCCTTGCGAAGTGGTGTTTCAGGCACTCGATGCGCTCCCCGAAGGTTTTACCTGTCCTGAAGGACGTACAAAGCCCTGGGGTACGAACCATGCCGTAATGATGGGTCAGACAGCCATCAAAGAGCCGTTTGCCGTGCTCAACTGCGACGACTTCTACGATCGCGATGCTTTCCGCGTAATGGGTAAATTCCTCAGCGAACTCCCCGAAGGCAGCAAAGGAAAATATGCCATGGTGGGCTTCCGTGTGGATAACACGCTCAGCGACAGTGGTACCGTTTCGCGCGGCATCTGCGAAAACGATGAGAACCACTATCTTACCTCTGTTGTGGAGCGCACAAAGATCCAGCGTTTCGATGGCAAGGTGAAATACCTTGACGACGATGGCGAGACATGGGTGGAAATACCCGACACAACACCCGTTTCAATGAACTTTTGGGGTTTCACACCCGACTATTTCGAGTATTCAAACGAATACTTCAAGAAGTTCCTCAGCGACCCGAAGAATATGGAGAACCTCAAGAGCGAATTCTTTATTCCGCTTATGGTGGACGACCTTATCAAGAGAGGTGTTGCCACATGCGAAGTACTCGACACTACATCAAAGTGGTTCGGCGTAACCTATCCGGAAGACCGCCCCGAAGTAGTCGAAAAATTCAAGAAACTACACGAAGAAGGCGTATATCCCGAAAAGATGTTCTAA
- the icd gene encoding NADP-dependent isocitrate dehydrogenase, with amino-acid sequence MTKISKTGNTLHVPSTPTIPFIEGDGVGKEITSAMRKVVDEAVKKAYNGERRIEWKEVLAGQKAYDNTGEWLPAATMDAFKDYLVGIKGPLTTPVGGGIRSLNVALRQGLDLFVCQRPVRWYKGVVSPVKNPELVDMTIFRENTEDIYAGIEWDCGTPEARKFHTFLHDEMGVKKVRFPETSSFGVKPVSREGSERLIRAALDFALEHDLKRVTFVHKGNIMKFTEGGFKRWGYELVEREYADAVADGRLVVDDCIADAFLQNALLKPEHYRVIATLNLNGDYISDMLAAMVGGIGIAPGANINYSTGTAIFEATHGTAPDIAGNDIVNPCSIILSSVMMLNYIGWKEAADRIERAMEDCFAEGIATNDLARFMPNGQALSTSLFAEALVSRMQ; translated from the coding sequence ATGACTAAGATATCCAAAACCGGAAATACGCTCCACGTACCCTCAACGCCTACCATCCCCTTCATAGAAGGCGACGGCGTGGGCAAAGAAATCACATCTGCCATGCGCAAAGTTGTGGATGAAGCCGTAAAAAAGGCGTATAATGGCGAACGCCGCATAGAGTGGAAAGAAGTGCTTGCAGGTCAGAAGGCATACGACAATACGGGTGAATGGCTACCTGCGGCTACCATGGACGCGTTCAAGGACTATCTGGTAGGCATAAAAGGTCCGCTTACCACACCCGTTGGCGGCGGGATACGTTCGCTCAACGTGGCACTGCGACAGGGACTCGATCTCTTCGTGTGCCAACGCCCCGTCAGGTGGTACAAAGGTGTGGTCTCGCCCGTGAAGAACCCTGAATTGGTCGATATGACCATTTTCCGGGAAAACACGGAAGACATCTACGCCGGCATAGAATGGGACTGCGGCACCCCTGAAGCCCGCAAATTCCATACATTCCTGCACGACGAGATGGGTGTTAAGAAAGTACGCTTCCCCGAAACGTCATCTTTTGGCGTAAAGCCTGTTTCGCGCGAAGGCAGTGAACGACTAATCCGTGCCGCGCTGGATTTCGCGCTCGAACACGATCTCAAGAGAGTAACGTTCGTCCACAAAGGCAACATCATGAAGTTCACCGAAGGCGGTTTCAAACGCTGGGGCTACGAACTCGTAGAAAGAGAATATGCCGATGCCGTGGCAGACGGACGACTCGTCGTGGACGACTGCATTGCTGATGCTTTCCTGCAAAACGCACTCCTCAAACCCGAACACTATCGCGTCATTGCCACACTCAACCTCAACGGCGACTATATCAGCGACATGCTGGCTGCCATGGTGGGCGGCATCGGCATAGCACCGGGAGCAAACATCAATTACAGCACAGGTACAGCCATCTTCGAAGCCACACACGGCACAGCGCCCGACATAGCAGGGAACGACATCGTGAACCCATGCTCCATCATCCTCTCGTCGGTGATGATGCTGAACTATATCGGCTGGAAAGAAGCAGCCGACCGGATAGAACGCGCCATGGAGGATTGTTTCGCAGAAGGCATTGCCACTAATGACCTCGCACGTTTTATGCCTAACGGACAGGCACTCTCAACAAGCCTTTTTGCAGAAGCGCTCGTCAGCCGCATGCAATAA
- the tsaE gene encoding tRNA (adenosine(37)-N6)-threonylcarbamoyltransferase complex ATPase subunit type 1 TsaE: MKIEIPDISALPRAAEEFVGAMGQRCVFAFYGKMGAGKTTLIKAICAALHIEDTVNSPTFSIVNEYCRADNGEAVFHFDFYRIKTLKEVYDMGIEEYFYSGSICLIEWPELIEPLLPDDAVRVSIVENADGSRTVEL; this comes from the coding sequence ATGAAGATAGAAATACCTGACATATCGGCTTTGCCGCGCGCTGCGGAAGAGTTTGTTGGCGCGATGGGCCAACGTTGCGTCTTTGCTTTTTATGGCAAGATGGGTGCAGGCAAGACAACGTTGATTAAGGCAATTTGTGCTGCGTTGCACATCGAAGACACTGTTAATTCGCCCACATTCTCGATAGTGAACGAGTACTGCAGGGCTGACAATGGCGAAGCGGTGTTCCATTTCGATTTCTACCGCATCAAAACATTGAAGGAAGTGTACGACATGGGCATCGAAGAATACTTCTATAGTGGCAGCATCTGCCTGATAGAATGGCCCGAACTGATTGAACCGCTATTGCCCGATGACGCTGTGCGTGTTTCCATCGTGGAGAATGCTGATGGTAGCAGGACGGTGGAATTGTAA
- a CDS encoding HRDC domain-containing protein, producing MNNEELKIAERVVKYTNSNLFLTGRAGTGKTTFLRQMCTECKKRKVVLAPTGIAAINAGGSTIHSFFQLPFTPYVPGSVFKKETYNLRKQKIKLIRSLELIIIDEISMVRADLLDHIDATLRRIRHAYDKPFGGVQMLMIGDLQQLSPVAKESEWAMLRPYYDTPYFFSSKVFKACKCATIELRQVYRQSDSMFLDLLARVRDNTADVAVLAELNKRYIPNFQPKKEDGYIRLVTHNAIADNINQKELNNLTGKAYTYQAEIDGKFPEYSYPTADILTLKEGAQVMFVKNDPEHAYYNGSIGTVTRLDGEGFNVHLQSGGDVCVEPMEWENTRYVLNEETKEIEEITDGMFRQYPVKLAWAITIHKSQGLTFDRAIIDARRAFSHGQTYVALSRLRTLEGLVLSTPLPQSAIITDWNVVQFTQTLGQNKPAENELSDMERDYQMELLDDLFSMESLKKHLNTFIRLLDEFHRQMYPATYANYRNWTNETLPQLETVSVNFHKQYDRLLSGNETIEHNTLLQERLQKGADYFIEPLAALAKELSETTLKTNNKEGQKRTDETYKAFTEWLSQRLKMLAYVSREGLKPESFLRYRALVFAGLDGDDDIEKTRQMARQRKERIKKSTKKIADASDDLKYPQLYEQLRVWRLDEARKQDVPAFVIFNNAELKNIAKLLPETKEQLGMISGVGEKKLEMYGNTVLEIVNNFVKNHKIDRNWGG from the coding sequence ATGAACAACGAAGAACTGAAAATAGCTGAGCGAGTAGTAAAATACACCAATTCCAACCTGTTTCTTACCGGAAGGGCAGGGACGGGAAAAACCACCTTCCTGCGTCAGATGTGTACTGAATGCAAGAAGCGGAAAGTGGTGCTAGCCCCAACAGGCATAGCCGCCATCAACGCAGGCGGCTCCACCATCCACTCGTTCTTCCAACTGCCTTTTACCCCTTACGTTCCTGGTAGTGTGTTCAAAAAAGAGACATACAATCTGAGGAAACAAAAAATCAAATTGATTAGAAGTCTCGAACTGATTATCATCGACGAGATATCTATGGTTCGTGCAGACTTGCTTGATCACATTGATGCTACACTTCGCCGCATCCGCCATGCCTACGACAAACCTTTCGGCGGTGTGCAGATGCTTATGATTGGCGACTTGCAGCAACTCTCGCCCGTAGCCAAGGAGAGCGAATGGGCTATGCTGCGACCTTATTACGACACACCATATTTCTTCAGCAGTAAAGTCTTCAAGGCGTGTAAGTGTGCCACTATTGAACTAAGGCAGGTTTATCGTCAGAGCGACAGTATGTTTCTGGACCTCCTTGCCCGTGTGCGCGACAATACTGCCGATGTAGCAGTGTTGGCAGAACTCAACAAGCGATACATCCCTAATTTTCAGCCCAAAAAAGAGGATGGATATATCCGTCTCGTAACCCACAATGCAATAGCAGACAATATCAACCAGAAAGAACTCAATAACCTCACGGGAAAAGCCTATACTTACCAAGCAGAAATAGATGGAAAATTCCCGGAGTACTCATATCCTACAGCCGACATCCTCACACTGAAGGAGGGCGCACAGGTGATGTTCGTGAAGAACGACCCTGAACATGCCTACTATAACGGCAGCATAGGAACGGTAACGCGTCTTGACGGAGAGGGCTTTAATGTGCATCTGCAAAGCGGTGGAGATGTGTGTGTTGAGCCCATGGAATGGGAAAATACGAGGTATGTGCTGAATGAAGAGACAAAAGAAATTGAAGAAATCACAGATGGTATGTTCCGGCAATATCCCGTGAAACTGGCTTGGGCAATCACCATCCACAAGAGTCAGGGGCTGACTTTCGACCGCGCCATCATCGATGCCAGACGTGCTTTTTCACACGGACAGACCTACGTGGCGCTCAGCCGTCTGCGCACACTCGAAGGCCTTGTGCTGAGCACTCCTCTTCCTCAGTCTGCTATCATAACAGACTGGAATGTGGTGCAGTTCACACAGACATTGGGACAAAACAAACCTGCAGAGAACGAACTCTCAGACATGGAGCGTGACTATCAGATGGAGTTGCTCGATGACCTCTTCAGCATGGAATCGCTGAAAAAACACCTCAACACTTTTATCCGTCTGCTTGATGAGTTTCATCGACAAATGTACCCTGCAACGTATGCCAATTACAGGAATTGGACAAACGAGACGTTGCCGCAGTTGGAAACTGTTTCGGTGAATTTCCATAAACAGTATGACCGACTGCTCTCGGGAAACGAAACGATAGAACACAACACCCTGCTTCAGGAGCGGCTGCAGAAAGGGGCAGACTACTTCATCGAACCGCTCGCTGCACTTGCAAAAGAACTGTCGGAAACTACACTGAAAACCAACAATAAAGAAGGGCAAAAACGCACGGACGAGACTTACAAAGCATTTACGGAATGGCTCTCCCAACGGCTGAAAATGCTGGCATACGTCAGCAGAGAAGGATTGAAACCGGAGAGTTTTCTGCGCTACAGAGCACTCGTGTTTGCAGGGCTCGATGGCGATGATGATATCGAAAAAACAAGGCAGATGGCGCGTCAAAGGAAAGAACGTATCAAAAAATCCACAAAGAAAATTGCTGATGCATCTGATGACCTGAAATATCCCCAACTATATGAGCAACTGCGTGTATGGCGGTTGGATGAAGCCCGGAAACAGGATGTGCCTGCGTTCGTGATATTTAACAATGCAGAACTTAAGAACATTGCCAAACTTCTTCCTGAAACAAAGGAACAATTAGGAATGATATCAGGAGTGGGGGAGAAAAAACTGGAAATGTATGGCAATACCGTGCTCGAAATCGTCAACAATTTTGTAAAAAACCATAAGATAGACCGCAACTGGGGCGGATAG